A genome region from Prionailurus viverrinus isolate Anna chromosome A3, UM_Priviv_1.0, whole genome shotgun sequence includes the following:
- the ZSWIM3 gene encoding zinc finger SWIM domain-containing protein 3 isoform X1, translating into MELGSCFKTYEDFKECFSAYKKENRCSFILRDCVSVRFHNLNHGTSIREDILYMQVKFVCIRTQSNRKRTSEADMCPAYLLLRYNEKLDRLFISELNTQHVHVDSKTAGPRGDTTGKPQKTMYLQKPQPEQPATKKDLDLAKKSPVEPSFCLDKVQAPSKPEQEGITPSDLAKIAKVMKNFLKVDEGSMASLSVGNSQDLDRLSFQSSKMTDLFIRFPENLLLHRVENTQGHILYAFLVENKEREGRVVHFAVLKAETATSVAKMLSIFTEFNTDWPKVKVVFVDPSFPHRAILQEIFPAARILLSIYHTTRLLEKKLHRSSANPSFKRLMKEALREAVFVTSDASLQNLCQMSQALLDEELFSFLQAHWFSCELLWYMHVRKGLHACNTYMDSLDVVTSKVSSLFREQQSLLDCILRFVDYIDFFNTKGLKNLPTAPPKLKRARPASMPPKSKKAFGVCGGSLTRLPVEKTKPEPQRAPLQQQPQMQPSQEGMLATLHGSGSELAYKLCHNEWEVVQNSTHLVDVAGSSVDIQLLEDSHQVSKDGCSCSCSFQQWYHLPCRHILALLHTSQKPVGEAMVCRRWQKRYQHLLGPNGELRDPVVAPNIGQPGKQGRSDVIQDLSRELANLLMQSEGPELEERCSTLRKIVDIWADPCQPPEPSQQPEDFKDVGRLPFLWGKQEEGEGLPLAGATIHD; encoded by the exons ATGGAGCTGGGCAGCTGCTTCAAAACCTACGAGGACTTCAAGGAGTGCTTCAGCGCCTACAAAAAGGAGAACAGGTGCTCCTTCATTCTCAGGGACTGCGTCTCCGTCCGCTTCCACAACCTCAACCACGGCACGTCAATCCGCGAGGACATCCT ATACATGCAGGTGAAATTTGTCTGTATTCGGACCCAGTCAAACAGGAAGAGAACATCAGAGGCAGACATGTGCCCAGCATACTTGCTCCTGCGGTACAATGAGAAACTGGATCGACTATTTATTAGTGAACTCAACACCCAGCATGTCCATGTTGATTCCAAAACTGCAGGACCCAGAGGAGACACCACTGGCAAACCTCAAAAGACCATGTACCTGCAGAAACCCCAGCCTGAGCAGCCTGCAACCAAGAAAGACCTTGACCTAGCCAAGAAGTCCCCCGTTGAACCATCATTTTGCTTAGACAAGGTCCAAGCACCCTCCAAGCCAGAGCAGGAGGGCATCACTCCTTCTGACCTGGCCAAGATAGCAAAAGTGATGAAAAACTTTCTTAAGGTGGATGAGGGTTCCATGGCCTCTCTCAGCGTGGGCAACAGCCAAGACCTGGACCGGCTCAGCTTCCAGAGCAGCAAGATGACCGATCTGTTTATCCGCTTCCCAGAGAATCTCCTGCTACACCGCGTGGAGAACACCCAGGGCCACATCCTCTATGCTTTCTTGGTGGAGAACAAGGAGCGAGAGGGCCGAGTGGTACACTTTGCCGTGCTCAAGGCTGAGACAGCTACCTCCGTGGCCAAGATGCTGAGTATCTTCACAGAGTTCAACACAGACTGGCCCAAGGTCAAGGTGGTCTTTGTGGACCCGTCCTTCCCCCATCGAGCCATCCTGCAGGAGATCTTCCCTGCTGCCCGCATCCTCCTGTCCATCTACCACACCACCCGGCTCTTGGAGAAGAAGTTGCATCGTAGTTCAGCAAATCCATCCTTTAAAAGGCTCATGAAGGAAGCCCTGCGGGAGGCTGTGTTTGTCACTTCTGATGCCAGCCTGCAAAATCTCTGTCAGATGTCCCAAGCCCTACTGGATGAGGAGCTCTTCAGCTTCCTGCAGGCCCACTGGTTCTCCTGTGAGCTGCTGTGGTACATGCACGTGAGGAAAGGCCTGCACGCGTGTAACACGTACATGGACAGCCTAGACGTTGTCACCAGCAAGGTGTCCAGCCTCTTTCGGGAACAGCAGTCTCTGCTGGACTGCATCCTCCGCTTTGTGGATTATATAGACTTCTTTAATACCAAAGGCTTGAAAAACTTGCCCACAGCTCCTCCCAAGTTAAAAAGAGCCCGACCAGCCAGCATGCCGCCAAAGTCCAAGAAGGCATTTGGAGTCTGTGGGGGGAGCCTCACCAGGCTCCCTGTGGAAAAGACAAAGCCAGAGCCACAGCGGGCGCCGTTGCAGCAGCAGCCACAGATGCAGCCCTCCCAGGAGGGCATGCTAGCCACCTTGCATGGGAGTGGCTCTGAACTGGCCTATAAGCTGTGCCACAATGAGTGGGAGGTGGTACAGAACTCCACCCACCTGGTGGACGTGGCTGGCTCCTCTGTGGACATTCAGCTACTAGAGGATTCTCACCAGGTGAGCAAGGATGGCTGTAGCTGCAGCTGTTCCTTTCAACAGTGGTACCACCTGCCATGCCGGCACATTTTGGCCCTGCTGCACACCAGCCAGAAGCCTGTGGGTGAAGCCATGGTGTGCCGCCGGTGGCAGAAGAGGTACCAGCACCTCCTCGGGCCCAACGGGGAGCTCCGGGACCCTGTTGTGGCCCCAAACATAGGCCAGCCTGGGAAGCAAGGACGGAGTGACGTGATTCAGGACCTCAGCAGGGAGCTGGCAAACCTGCTAATGCAGAGTGAGGGGCCAGAGCTAGAGGAGCGCTGTTCCACCCTGCGCAAGATTGTGGACATCTGGGCTGACCCCTGCCAGCCGCCTGAGCCCAGTCAGCAGCCGGAGGACTTCAAGGATGTGGGCCGCCTCCCTTTCCTCTGGGGAAagcaagaggaaggggagggactcCCTCTTGCTGGAGCCACGATTCATGATTAA
- the ZSWIM3 gene encoding zinc finger SWIM domain-containing protein 3 isoform X2: MYLQKPQPEQPATKKDLDLAKKSPVEPSFCLDKVQAPSKPEQEGITPSDLAKIAKVMKNFLKVDEGSMASLSVGNSQDLDRLSFQSSKMTDLFIRFPENLLLHRVENTQGHILYAFLVENKEREGRVVHFAVLKAETATSVAKMLSIFTEFNTDWPKVKVVFVDPSFPHRAILQEIFPAARILLSIYHTTRLLEKKLHRSSANPSFKRLMKEALREAVFVTSDASLQNLCQMSQALLDEELFSFLQAHWFSCELLWYMHVRKGLHACNTYMDSLDVVTSKVSSLFREQQSLLDCILRFVDYIDFFNTKGLKNLPTAPPKLKRARPASMPPKSKKAFGVCGGSLTRLPVEKTKPEPQRAPLQQQPQMQPSQEGMLATLHGSGSELAYKLCHNEWEVVQNSTHLVDVAGSSVDIQLLEDSHQVSKDGCSCSCSFQQWYHLPCRHILALLHTSQKPVGEAMVCRRWQKRYQHLLGPNGELRDPVVAPNIGQPGKQGRSDVIQDLSRELANLLMQSEGPELEERCSTLRKIVDIWADPCQPPEPSQQPEDFKDVGRLPFLWGKQEEGEGLPLAGATIHD; the protein is encoded by the coding sequence ATGTACCTGCAGAAACCCCAGCCTGAGCAGCCTGCAACCAAGAAAGACCTTGACCTAGCCAAGAAGTCCCCCGTTGAACCATCATTTTGCTTAGACAAGGTCCAAGCACCCTCCAAGCCAGAGCAGGAGGGCATCACTCCTTCTGACCTGGCCAAGATAGCAAAAGTGATGAAAAACTTTCTTAAGGTGGATGAGGGTTCCATGGCCTCTCTCAGCGTGGGCAACAGCCAAGACCTGGACCGGCTCAGCTTCCAGAGCAGCAAGATGACCGATCTGTTTATCCGCTTCCCAGAGAATCTCCTGCTACACCGCGTGGAGAACACCCAGGGCCACATCCTCTATGCTTTCTTGGTGGAGAACAAGGAGCGAGAGGGCCGAGTGGTACACTTTGCCGTGCTCAAGGCTGAGACAGCTACCTCCGTGGCCAAGATGCTGAGTATCTTCACAGAGTTCAACACAGACTGGCCCAAGGTCAAGGTGGTCTTTGTGGACCCGTCCTTCCCCCATCGAGCCATCCTGCAGGAGATCTTCCCTGCTGCCCGCATCCTCCTGTCCATCTACCACACCACCCGGCTCTTGGAGAAGAAGTTGCATCGTAGTTCAGCAAATCCATCCTTTAAAAGGCTCATGAAGGAAGCCCTGCGGGAGGCTGTGTTTGTCACTTCTGATGCCAGCCTGCAAAATCTCTGTCAGATGTCCCAAGCCCTACTGGATGAGGAGCTCTTCAGCTTCCTGCAGGCCCACTGGTTCTCCTGTGAGCTGCTGTGGTACATGCACGTGAGGAAAGGCCTGCACGCGTGTAACACGTACATGGACAGCCTAGACGTTGTCACCAGCAAGGTGTCCAGCCTCTTTCGGGAACAGCAGTCTCTGCTGGACTGCATCCTCCGCTTTGTGGATTATATAGACTTCTTTAATACCAAAGGCTTGAAAAACTTGCCCACAGCTCCTCCCAAGTTAAAAAGAGCCCGACCAGCCAGCATGCCGCCAAAGTCCAAGAAGGCATTTGGAGTCTGTGGGGGGAGCCTCACCAGGCTCCCTGTGGAAAAGACAAAGCCAGAGCCACAGCGGGCGCCGTTGCAGCAGCAGCCACAGATGCAGCCCTCCCAGGAGGGCATGCTAGCCACCTTGCATGGGAGTGGCTCTGAACTGGCCTATAAGCTGTGCCACAATGAGTGGGAGGTGGTACAGAACTCCACCCACCTGGTGGACGTGGCTGGCTCCTCTGTGGACATTCAGCTACTAGAGGATTCTCACCAGGTGAGCAAGGATGGCTGTAGCTGCAGCTGTTCCTTTCAACAGTGGTACCACCTGCCATGCCGGCACATTTTGGCCCTGCTGCACACCAGCCAGAAGCCTGTGGGTGAAGCCATGGTGTGCCGCCGGTGGCAGAAGAGGTACCAGCACCTCCTCGGGCCCAACGGGGAGCTCCGGGACCCTGTTGTGGCCCCAAACATAGGCCAGCCTGGGAAGCAAGGACGGAGTGACGTGATTCAGGACCTCAGCAGGGAGCTGGCAAACCTGCTAATGCAGAGTGAGGGGCCAGAGCTAGAGGAGCGCTGTTCCACCCTGCGCAAGATTGTGGACATCTGGGCTGACCCCTGCCAGCCGCCTGAGCCCAGTCAGCAGCCGGAGGACTTCAAGGATGTGGGCCGCCTCCCTTTCCTCTGGGGAAagcaagaggaaggggagggactcCCTCTTGCTGGAGCCACGATTCATGATTAA